The Streptomyces phaeolivaceus genome has a window encoding:
- a CDS encoding S-(hydroxymethyl)mycothiol dehydrogenase — protein MTHQVRAVVARGKGAPVSLETIIVPDPGPGEALVKIEACGVCHTDLHYREGGINDEFPFLLGHEAAGVVESVGEGVTDVAPGDFVILNWRAVCGQCRACLRGRPWYCFSTHNAKQRMTLLDGTELSPALGIGAFAEKTLVAAGQCTKVDRAASAAAAGLLGCGVMAGIGAAINTGNVGRGDSVAVIGCGGVGAAAVVGSNLAGAARIIAVDIDDAKLETARKLGATHTVNSRDTDAVEAIRELTGGFGADVVIEAVGRPETYKQAFYARDLAGTVVLVGVPTPEMKLELPLLDVFGRGGSLKSSWYGDCLPSRDFPMLIDLYLQGRLDLDAFVTETIALDDVEKAFERMHRGDVLRSVVVL, from the coding sequence ATGACGCACCAGGTCCGTGCTGTCGTCGCGCGGGGCAAGGGCGCCCCTGTCAGCCTGGAAACGATCATCGTGCCCGACCCCGGTCCGGGGGAGGCGCTGGTGAAGATCGAGGCCTGCGGGGTCTGCCACACCGATCTGCACTACCGGGAGGGCGGGATCAACGACGAGTTCCCGTTCCTGCTGGGCCATGAGGCGGCGGGTGTCGTGGAGTCGGTGGGGGAGGGCGTCACCGATGTCGCCCCCGGTGACTTCGTGATCCTCAACTGGCGCGCGGTCTGCGGTCAGTGCCGGGCCTGTCTGCGCGGACGTCCGTGGTACTGCTTCAGCACCCACAACGCCAAGCAGCGGATGACGCTGCTGGACGGCACCGAGCTGTCACCCGCGCTGGGCATCGGCGCGTTCGCGGAGAAGACGCTCGTCGCCGCCGGACAGTGCACCAAGGTCGACCGGGCGGCGTCGGCCGCCGCCGCGGGCCTGCTGGGGTGCGGGGTGATGGCCGGCATCGGCGCCGCCATCAACACCGGCAACGTCGGCCGCGGCGACAGCGTCGCGGTGATCGGCTGCGGCGGTGTGGGCGCCGCGGCGGTCGTCGGATCGAACCTCGCGGGCGCCGCGAGGATCATCGCCGTCGACATCGACGACGCCAAGCTGGAGACCGCCAGGAAGCTGGGCGCGACCCACACGGTCAACTCCCGCGACACCGACGCGGTCGAGGCGATCCGCGAACTGACCGGCGGCTTCGGCGCCGACGTCGTCATCGAGGCGGTGGGCCGCCCGGAGACGTACAAGCAGGCGTTCTACGCCCGCGACCTGGCCGGCACGGTCGTCCTCGTCGGCGTGCCCACCCCGGAGATGAAGCTCGAACTCCCCCTCCTGGACGTCTTCGGCCGCGGCGGCTCCCTCAAGTCCTCCTGGTACGGCGACTGCCTGCCCTCCCGCGACTTCCCCATGCTGATCGACCTCTACCTCCAGGGCCGCCTGGACCTGGACGCCTTCGTCACGGAGACCATCGCGCTGGACGACGTGGAGAAGGCGTTCGAGCGGATGCACCGGGGCGACGTCCTGCGTTCGGTGGTGGTCCTCTGA
- a CDS encoding MBL fold metallo-hydrolase, with protein MAARIEHLVTSGTFSLDGGTWDVDNNVWIVGDDSEAVVIDAAHDAGAIAEALGGRTLRAIVCTHAHNDHIDAAPELAARTGAPILPHTDDLPLWKQTHPDRSPDGELTDGQILTVAGVDLTVLHTPGHAPGAVCLHAPELTALFSGDILFAGGPGATGRSYSHFPTIVDSIRDRLLTLPGDTVVHTGHGDTTTVAAEAPHLQEWIDRGF; from the coding sequence ATGGCCGCGCGCATCGAACACCTCGTCACCTCGGGCACGTTCTCCCTGGACGGCGGCACCTGGGACGTCGACAACAACGTGTGGATCGTCGGGGACGACAGCGAGGCCGTCGTCATCGACGCCGCGCACGACGCCGGAGCGATCGCCGAGGCCCTCGGCGGACGCACCCTGCGGGCCATCGTGTGCACCCACGCCCACAACGACCACATCGACGCCGCCCCCGAACTCGCCGCGCGCACCGGGGCACCGATCCTGCCGCACACCGACGATCTGCCGCTGTGGAAGCAGACCCACCCCGACCGGTCGCCCGACGGTGAACTCACCGACGGCCAGATCCTCACCGTGGCGGGCGTCGACCTCACCGTGCTGCACACCCCCGGCCACGCCCCCGGGGCGGTCTGCCTCCACGCGCCGGAGCTGACGGCGCTGTTCAGCGGCGACATCCTGTTCGCGGGCGGGCCGGGGGCGACAGGCAGGTCGTACAGCCACTTCCCGACGATCGTCGACTCCATCCGCGACCGGCTGCTGACGCTGCCGGGCGACACCGTCGTCCACACCGGACACGGGGACACGACCACCGTCGCCGCCGAGGCCCCGCACCTCCAGGAGTGGATCGACCGCGGTTTCTGA
- a CDS encoding bifunctional 3-phenylpropionate/cinnamic acid dioxygenase ferredoxin subunit, which translates to MMIPACRLADLPRGEAFRLDIDPPVSVFHTDDGEVFAIDDTCTHQDASLADGWLEGCEVECPLHASKFDLRTGAVDSPPAKLPVRTHEVLIEDGMIHVRVSTDAPNLPPCVAARLAGGPA; encoded by the coding sequence ATGATGATTCCCGCGTGCCGTCTCGCGGATCTTCCGCGAGGCGAGGCCTTCCGGCTCGACATCGATCCTCCGGTCTCGGTGTTCCACACCGATGACGGCGAGGTGTTCGCCATCGACGACACCTGCACCCACCAGGACGCCTCGCTCGCCGACGGCTGGCTGGAGGGCTGCGAGGTGGAATGCCCGCTGCATGCTTCGAAGTTCGACCTGAGGACCGGTGCCGTCGACTCCCCGCCGGCCAAGCTCCCCGTGCGGACCCATGAGGTCCTGATCGAGGACGGCATGATCCATGTCCGGGTGTCCACGGACGCCCCCAACCTGCCGCCCTGTGTCGCCGCGCGGCTGGCCGGGGGTCCCGCGTGA
- a CDS encoding SpoIIE family protein phosphatase produces MGEHGVASAAVDARGLVTAWSTGARRVLGYGHGEVIGRRAADLLADALPASARARLARPADWRGPVRARHRDGHDVELELEAHPLLDAAGEAQWFLTATVPEPAARLRRWALDQLPVPIALFDEDGLAVSVNSAMEGVMGRSQRDLLGRRVGVSVDGRRRLPGFEGLDDAVQRVLRTGEPMPYEAWLRAPGEAREHAWLVSLSPLKDAGGEVRGMCLAAIDSTEQFLARRRLSMLNESGNRIGSTLDTTRTAEELAEVCTDHLADFVIVDLLDSVLAGEEATPSPGTDPLVFRRTAQRSVLEGCPEAVIPVGSRHTYVDGSPPGRALTTGRALLYEVDDVTAQLWAAGSQERARSIEVHGIHSMMAVPLRARGITLGLSILSRHRTAEPFGEDDLLLAEELAARAAVCVDNARRYTRERAIALELQRSLLPHRAPRQAAVEVASRYQPASTRAGIGGDWFDVIPLSGARVGLVVGDVVGHGVQASATMGRLRTAVRTLADVDLAPDELLTQLDDIVLRLDSERTADEAEDTDAESPGEIGATCLYAVYDPVSRRCSMARAGHPPPALIAPDGRAAFLDLPIGPPLGVGGLPFETAEFDVPEGSVFAFYTDGLVLAPDRDLDDGLARLRQALCGTGRPLEETCDGVMGALLADRPVDDVALLLARTRALDADRVATWEVPADPAFVGHARKLASDQLTAWRLEEVSFVTELIVSELVTNAIRYGGSPIQLRLIRETTLICEVSDSSATAPHMRRARAFDEGGRGLLLVAQLTQRWGSRHTRTGKTIWAEQALPGG; encoded by the coding sequence ATGGGCGAGCACGGGGTCGCCTCGGCCGCGGTCGACGCCAGGGGGCTGGTCACCGCGTGGAGCACCGGTGCCCGCAGGGTGCTCGGGTACGGGCACGGTGAGGTGATCGGCCGCCGCGCGGCCGACCTGCTGGCCGACGCCCTGCCCGCCTCGGCCCGCGCCCGTCTCGCCCGGCCGGCCGACTGGCGCGGCCCCGTCCGCGCCCGGCACCGCGACGGCCACGACGTGGAACTGGAGCTGGAGGCCCATCCGCTGCTGGACGCGGCGGGGGAGGCGCAGTGGTTCCTGACCGCCACCGTCCCGGAGCCCGCCGCACGGCTGCGCCGCTGGGCCCTGGACCAGCTCCCCGTCCCGATCGCCCTCTTCGACGAGGACGGACTCGCGGTGTCCGTGAACTCCGCGATGGAAGGTGTGATGGGCAGGTCCCAGCGGGACCTGCTGGGCCGACGGGTGGGGGTCTCGGTCGACGGCCGGCGCCGGCTCCCCGGCTTCGAGGGCCTCGACGACGCCGTTCAGCGGGTACTGCGCACGGGCGAGCCGATGCCGTACGAGGCATGGCTGCGCGCACCGGGCGAGGCCCGTGAGCACGCGTGGCTGGTGTCGCTCAGCCCGCTGAAGGACGCCGGCGGCGAGGTGCGCGGCATGTGCCTGGCCGCGATCGACAGCACGGAGCAGTTCCTCGCCCGCCGCCGGCTGAGCATGCTCAACGAGTCCGGCAACCGCATCGGCTCCACCCTGGACACCACCCGCACCGCCGAGGAACTCGCCGAGGTGTGCACCGACCATCTCGCCGACTTCGTCATCGTCGACCTCCTGGACTCCGTACTGGCCGGTGAGGAGGCCACGCCCTCGCCCGGCACCGACCCGCTCGTCTTCCGCCGCACCGCCCAGCGGTCCGTGCTGGAGGGCTGCCCCGAGGCCGTGATCCCGGTCGGCAGCAGACACACCTATGTCGACGGCTCGCCGCCGGGCCGCGCCCTGACCACCGGCCGGGCCCTGCTGTACGAGGTCGACGACGTCACCGCGCAGCTGTGGGCGGCGGGCTCCCAGGAACGGGCCCGCAGCATCGAGGTGCACGGCATCCACTCGATGATGGCCGTGCCGCTGCGCGCCCGGGGCATCACCCTCGGTCTGTCGATCCTCTCCCGGCACCGCACGGCCGAGCCCTTCGGCGAGGACGATCTGCTGCTGGCCGAGGAACTCGCCGCCCGCGCCGCCGTCTGCGTCGACAACGCCCGCCGCTACACCCGCGAACGCGCCATCGCCCTGGAACTGCAACGCAGTCTCCTGCCGCACCGCGCCCCCCGGCAGGCCGCCGTCGAGGTCGCCTCCCGCTATCAGCCGGCCAGCACCCGCGCCGGGATCGGCGGCGACTGGTTCGACGTCATCCCCCTCTCCGGGGCCCGGGTGGGCCTTGTCGTGGGCGATGTCGTCGGCCACGGCGTCCAGGCCTCCGCCACCATGGGCCGGCTCCGCACGGCCGTCCGCACCCTGGCCGACGTGGACCTCGCCCCGGACGAGCTGCTCACCCAGCTCGACGACATCGTCCTGCGCCTGGACTCCGAGCGGACCGCCGACGAGGCCGAGGACACGGACGCGGAGAGCCCGGGGGAGATCGGCGCGACCTGCCTGTACGCCGTGTACGACCCCGTCTCGCGCCGCTGCTCCATGGCGCGGGCCGGTCATCCGCCACCGGCCCTGATCGCCCCGGACGGCCGGGCCGCCTTCCTCGACCTGCCGATCGGGCCACCGCTGGGCGTGGGCGGGCTGCCCTTCGAGACCGCCGAGTTCGACGTCCCCGAGGGCAGTGTGTTCGCCTTCTACACCGACGGCCTGGTCCTTGCCCCGGACCGTGATCTGGACGACGGACTCGCCCGGCTGCGCCAGGCGCTGTGCGGTACGGGCCGCCCTTTGGAGGAGACCTGCGACGGGGTCATGGGGGCCCTGCTGGCGGACCGGCCCGTCGACGACGTGGCCCTGCTGCTGGCCCGGACCCGGGCGCTGGACGCCGACCGGGTCGCCACCTGGGAGGTGCCCGCCGACCCCGCGTTCGTCGGCCACGCCCGCAAGCTGGCCTCCGACCAGCTGACCGCCTGGCGCCTGGAGGAGGTCTCCTTCGTCACCGAACTCATCGTGAGCGAACTGGTCACCAACGCCATCCGCTACGGCGGCTCCCCGATCCAGCTGCGGCTGATCCGCGAGACCACCCTCATCTGCGAGGTCTCGGACTCCAGCGCCACCGCTCCGCACATGCGCCGGGCGCGCGCCTTCGACGAGGGCGGGCGCGGTCTGCTGCTGGTCGCCCAGCTCACCCAGCGCTGGGGCAGCCGCCACACCCGCACGGGCAAGACCATCTGGGCGGAGCAGGCCCTCCCCGGCGGGTAG